The Capricornis sumatraensis isolate serow.1 chromosome 20, serow.2, whole genome shotgun sequence genome contains the following window.
CGCCGAATTCGAGCGCCTCTGGGTGGCCTTCTCCGGCTGCCTGGACCTGTTGGAAGCCGACATGCGgcgtgcactggccctgagcactgAGTTTCCGCTGCAGGCGCCGCGCCGGCCGCTGGTACGCACAGGGGTGGAAGGCGGCGCGACCGGCGTAGCGGCGCGCGCCCTGAGCGCCCGCAGCCTGCGGCACGAGGCGCATCGCGACTTCGACGTGGAAGACCTGCACCAGCTGGAGCGGGAGATCCTTCAGGTGGGCGAAATGATCCAGGATATGGAGATGAAGGTCAACGTGCCCCGCTGGACGGTGCAGGCCCGGCAGGCGGCAGGTGCCGAGCTCCTGTCCAGCGCCAGTGCCGGCGTCTCCTCGGTGGGCGGCGTGTCGGTAGAACAGCGCACTGGGCCCTGCGACCTGAGCAAGGCCAAGGCCGCCACCATCTTCAGCGCAGTGCTGCTGGCGGCTGTGGCCTTGGCGGTGTGTGTGGCAAAGCTGAGCTGACCCGTACCCGACGGGGCCCCGCCTCCACCAACCCCTCTCCGGAGACACCCCTGGAGAAcgtctgcaaccccctggactaggGATGGGAATGGGGCCTGGCATGTTTAAGGGGAGCGGTTCTAAAGCACAGTGTGTGTAACGTGTATGTTTGTACGCGTGTTTCAAGCACACATCTGCCTGGGCAGAACGTGGCTTACCTCTTAATGGGCCGGGAGGAGTTAATTTTGCGCGGGCCACCAGGGCATTATCGCTAATGTATGCAAGAGCTTTATCCCCTATTAATAGAAAACCGTTCTCAGTGACCTGAGATTCTTCCCAGTTAATACGTTACCGCCTGTGCTGCTGGGGCGTGTTTACGCTGAGGCTGAGCTTGGTGCCCCCACCCCTGCGGGTGATTCCCGTTCTCGGAGAGAGACAGTTTGGAAAGAGGATGGGGTGAAATGAAGTGTGAGGTGAGGGCgctgttttgtgtttgtgtgtgttgcttttgtttcctggaacAAGAAAGCAAATGGTAATAAGATGTGAGCAGTTTTTATTACCTTCATCCTTTGGGGCCTAAGCTTAGGAGAATGTGTGTTCTTATAGGGCAGGATTACACACTTCTGCACCTACTTGCCTACTGAAAATGACTCCCTGGGTGGGACACAAGCTTTGGGAAGGGACGCGGTCTATCCATACAAGCACATTCTCCTTGACTGGGGCTTATTTTTGTTCCAGAACTAGACCAGAGTTTTTGATCCTCCTTTGGGGGAGGGCTGGGGAATCCTCTTTGGAGCCCTTAATCCTAACTATCCCTTGGAATTTGCTTGCTAGCCAGTAGGAGAGCTGGCTTTGGAGGGAGCTGCACAACTCCCTGACCTGGACACCCCCTGAGAGGGTCAAGTGACATCACTGGGCTCAGAGGTTTTGAGCCAATCAGCCCTGAGACTAGGTTAGAACGTAACAGCTTTAACTTCAAAATTTaggagctttttttaaaaaaaatcttctgtttaaaaaaatcatatgaccACATTGTGTACTATCAAAGCTGATTTTTTGTAAAAGACATTGGCCATGAGTTCATACAGTTGCCAATGAATCATTACATGATGTATTTACTTAAATACTTAGATTGCTAAACAAAcatctcatttattttgaaaatctgtCTTCTTAAGGCAGGAGATCATAGCATAAACTATTGGAACCACAGGTGTAGATGACAGAAGTTAAGTGGCCCTAGCTTCTTTGTGGCAATAAATAAGGAAATGTGGAAAACACCCTAGGTCCCAGGCTGGAATTTGCCTGAGCGGTGCCACCAACTGCCCACCTGTGGTTCAGAGAGAGCGTTGCTGGGGAAGAAAGCCTGAGAAAACAGATGCATTTAACTCTATAGATAATTTGGAATAAAACCCAGAGACTGATTTggctgaaaagtgaaaagaattttttttcctctcttttttaccCCAGAAGGGAGAAAGGGGACCGGGAGGAGGGAATGGGTAGTGTTTCACAGGGCAGTTTGAAGGGCCAAGGGTCAAAAGTAAATATCAGTCCCAAGAGCTCAATCCTACAGACCACCCTCCCAGCCTCGCTCACCCAGGCCCACTCCTCAACACACAGATAGTTAAACCACGGGACCTGTTTGTGTGTTTCTGTGAAAATGGTTTTAAAAGATCCACAAAATCTTAAGCTGATTAAGAGTTCTGCAACAATAACTAATAAAAGGAACTTCtcctgcttcatccagtctggatGAATCTGAATTGGGCCATGTCAATTTCTTTTTACACCTGCCTTCCCAGGATACCTTCAGAAATGACATAGGAAGTTTTCTAACTCCCCTCTTTCTCATCCACCTGGGATATAGCATGGACTCTGTCACCTCACGTCTCTCAGGCTGGGGCATATTGTGACCCACTGTTGGAAAATATCCCTAAAAACCAAGCCCTAAATATATTCTTTGACCTATAAAATTGTGACTCTTTGTTCTTATGAAGGTGTTTTGGTTCATGATTCATCAGAATCTGTTATAGAAACAACCCGTTAGAAGCTGTGTAGTCATcacttctcagccttttggctaagatcaagtgtagaa
Protein-coding sequences here:
- the RGS9BP gene encoding regulator of G-protein signaling 9-binding protein; the encoded protein is MAKEECKALLDALNKATACYHHLVLTIGGSADSQNLREELQKTRQKAQELAVAIRVRLTAPLRDRSLGAEERAEFERLWVAFSGCLDLLEADMRRALALSTEFPLQAPRRPLVRTGVEGGATGVAARALSARSLRHEAHRDFDVEDLHQLEREILQVGEMIQDMEMKVNVPRWTVQARQAAGAELLSSASAGVSSVGGVSVEQRTGPCDLSKAKAATIFSAVLLAAVALAVCVAKLS